Part of the Trueperaceae bacterium genome is shown below.
GGGGTCTCAGCGGGCTGTCCTCGAAGCCCTCGGCGCGGACGCCTTGACGACGACCGACGTAGCGGCGCGGGCGGGCGTGGAGCGGACCAACACCCACCGCCGCCTGGAGGTGTTGGAGCGCCTCGGGAGGGTGGAGCGCGTGCCGGGCCGGCCGGTCAGGTGGCGGCGCGCCTAGGCCTCCCGCCAGGACGGGTAGCGGCGGAACTTGGCGAGCTCCTGCACGTTCTTGCCGTCGCGGACCTCCCAGGTCGGGAGCTCGATGTAGTCACCGCTCCAGAACGGCGTGTGCTGGCCGGTGGCCTTGACGCCCCAGAGGTTGTTGGCCTTGAGGGCGAGGCCGGACTGCCCGAAGGCGCTCTCGTTCGCGGCGTGCGCCGCGACCGCTTCGGGGTTCACGCCGGGAACCTCGGCGGCGAGGGCGCGAACCTCCCTGATGAACTGCGCCTGGGTCACACGGTCTCCCTCCTGCACGAAGAAGCCCCCGGCACGGGGCCGGGGGCTGCAGGGACTT
Proteins encoded:
- a CDS encoding MarR family transcriptional regulator: MARRGLVEKAGRLWRVTDAGRAVLDPLVRFVPAREPVTGSQRAVLEALGADALTTTDVAARAGVERTNTHRRLEVLERLGRVERVPGRPVRWRRA
- a CDS encoding glucosaminidase domain-containing protein, with the protein product MTQAQFIREVRALAAEVPGVNPEAVAAHAANESAFGQSGLALKANNLWGVKATGQHTPFWSGDYIELPTWEVRDGKNVQELAKFRRYPSWREA